One window of Candidatus Aminicenantes bacterium genomic DNA carries:
- a CDS encoding DUF229 domain-containing protein: protein MKIRQCPVAWKRPARVSAARRVCSITKWFPVLILAALLVTACGKSPAQPKYIFLLTLDTTREDSVNYTPGNSDTPHLAALASRGRTWSNAFALTPITLPSHLNILYSLPPHLLKVYNNGQPTEIPHPSLPQLLKSRGYQSAAAISLGVLKKDFGTAKGFDTYAENFRPNLWYRTAAEVNRDAFAALDRFQGEKTFFWFHYSDPHEPYYPPRFSERFRLLLEGRQIHSHLSTDQPRVMVDFMVPPGRSLLVLDTEVPEEFKGPDDTRVRFISYQDFSMAPEAGTEEVIELKIPRHWRRTRNKRQVNYLSSRFRSPLEILNRDTEPRRVRISFIYRMLEHPDSRAGLYREQVKYMDSQIGLLLNAIRERGMMDDSLFLVIGDHGEGLGEYRNHYGHIHYLNPVYTRVPLLLAGKGVSAAPPSSDLVSTLDVAPTLLEIAACKKPDFMEGLSLLKKIPIRRVVLETYSPEAYFDAFSIVAPPWQIIHYPGRPDEKIELIHMENDPLGIINRFESCENRKIKSDLYNAVLKISRALIASKRRPGQISKRHEEILKSLGYL from the coding sequence ATGAAAATCCGGCAATGCCCAGTGGCCTGGAAGCGCCCGGCACGGGTATCCGCTGCTCGTAGGGTCTGTTCCATAACAAAGTGGTTCCCCGTTCTGATCCTGGCGGCCTTGCTGGTAACCGCCTGTGGAAAAAGCCCGGCGCAACCGAAATACATCTTTTTACTGACCCTGGATACCACGCGGGAAGATTCCGTAAACTACACTCCCGGCAATAGCGATACTCCCCACCTGGCCGCATTGGCTTCACGCGGACGTACCTGGTCCAACGCCTTCGCCCTGACCCCCATCACCCTGCCCTCTCATCTGAACATACTCTACTCATTGCCCCCCCACCTGCTTAAAGTCTACAACAACGGGCAGCCAACAGAGATCCCCCATCCCAGCCTGCCGCAACTGCTGAAATCCAGGGGCTACCAGAGCGCCGCCGCGATCTCCCTGGGCGTGTTGAAAAAGGATTTCGGCACGGCCAAAGGTTTTGACACGTACGCAGAGAACTTCCGGCCCAACCTGTGGTACCGCACCGCCGCGGAAGTCAACCGTGACGCTTTCGCCGCCCTGGACCGTTTCCAGGGCGAAAAAACCTTTTTCTGGTTCCATTATTCCGATCCTCACGAGCCGTATTATCCTCCCCGCTTTTCGGAAAGGTTTCGCCTGCTGCTGGAAGGCCGCCAAATTCACTCCCACCTGAGCACCGATCAACCCCGGGTGATGGTGGACTTCATGGTGCCTCCCGGACGCAGCCTCCTGGTTCTGGACACGGAAGTCCCCGAAGAGTTCAAGGGTCCGGATGATACCCGGGTCCGCTTCATTTCCTACCAGGATTTTTCTATGGCCCCGGAAGCCGGAACCGAAGAGGTCATTGAACTCAAAATACCCCGCCACTGGCGCCGCACCCGGAACAAACGCCAAGTCAACTACCTCTCCTCCCGCTTCCGCTCCCCGCTCGAAATCTTGAACCGGGACACCGAACCCCGACGCGTACGTATCTCTTTTATCTACCGCATGCTGGAACACCCCGACTCCCGTGCCGGCCTTTACCGGGAACAGGTCAAATACATGGACTCCCAGATCGGCTTGTTGTTGAATGCGATCCGGGAACGCGGCATGATGGACGACTCCCTGTTCCTGGTAATTGGAGACCACGGTGAAGGGCTGGGAGAGTACCGCAACCATTACGGTCATATCCACTACCTTAACCCCGTCTACACCCGGGTGCCGTTGCTGCTGGCCGGCAAAGGCGTTTCTGCGGCTCCACCCTCAAGCGACCTGGTGTCCACGTTGGACGTGGCGCCGACCCTGCTGGAAATTGCCGCGTGCAAAAAGCCGGATTTCATGGAGGGGCTGTCTCTACTAAAGAAAATTCCAATCCGGCGCGTTGTGCTGGAAACCTACTCCCCGGAGGCTTATTTCGATGCATTCTCTATCGTGGCCCCCCCCTGGCAGATCATTCACTATCCGGGCCGTCCGGATGAGAAAATCGAGTTGATCCACATGGAAAACGACCCCCTGGGAATCATCAACCGTTTCGAAAGTTGTGAGAACCGGAAAATCAAATCGGATCTTTACAACGCCGTTCTCAAGATATCCCGGGCCCTGATCGCGTCAAAAAGGCGTCCCGGACAGATAAGCAAGCGCCACGAAGAGATCCTGAAATCACTGGGGTACTTATGA